In the Clostridium gelidum genome, CTCTTTCATCAATTTCAAAAAGATACTTTTTATCCACATTAACTAGTACTGCTACTATAATTTTATCAAAAGCCTTTGATCCCCTTTTTATAATATCAAGATGTCCATTAGTTATAGGATCAAAGCTTCCTGGATATACTGCAATTTTCATTGTTTATTTCTCCTCATACTTATAATAACATACAGTTGTATTTCCATACTTCTTGCTCTTTATTAACTTTATATTTTCATATTCTTCATAAATTTCTTCAATAGTATCTATTTTCGTAACTATTATTCCATCATCCTTTAATAAATCATGTTCCTTAACAATTTTCATAGCTTCTGGAATCATTTCTTTACAATAAGGTGGATCAATAAATATTATATCAAATTTTTTTCCTTTGCTTGCTAATTGTTTAAGTCCTACATATGCATCCGTGTTTATAGGAAAACAAAATTCTTGAAATTTAAGACTTTCAACATTTTGCTTTAACAGTGGGAATGTAACTGCACTCTTATCAAATAAGTAAACCTCACTTGCCCCTCTGCTGGCAGCTTCTAATCCCAAGCTTCCTGTCCCTGAAAAAACGTCTACAACTACGCCCTCTGGTATATATGATTGAATTGTGCTAAACATAGCTTCCTTAACTCTATCTAATGTTGGTCTAGTTTCCATTGTCGCTGGAGGTATCAATTTATGTCCTCTTGCTTTTCCTGCTATTATTCTCAAGTTTTATTCCTCCTTAACTAAGCATACAAGAAAATCTGCTTCGCAGACTTTTCAATTTATAATTCACAATTTATGATCTTGGTTGCACTTAGTGCCTTTTTTATCTGTGAAATGATCTTGGTTGTTCTTCGCACTTCTTTTATCTGTGTGTATTTTTTCATATGTGTATATATTAACACATCTATATATAGTATTTCAAATTAATTAAAACAAATATATTTACTGCTTTTTTCTAGATTCTTGCTTAGTTCATTTATTATTTCCTTATTTACACTACTTTCATTTTGTAGAATATTGTTTGCTTCTAGTTTAGCACATCTTAATATTTTTATATCCTCATAAAGATTTGCAAGGATAAATCCTTCATCTCCACTTTGTTTTCTACCAAACATTTCGCCTGCACCTCTAAGTTCTAAATCTTTTTCTGATATTAAAAAACCATCACTACATTCTGTCATTATTTGCATCCTCTTTTTAGTTGTATTGCTTTTAGCTTTTGCTATAAGAACGCAATAAGAAGAATACTCTCCACGTCCAACTCTCCCTCTTAATTGATGAAGCTGAGAAAGACCAAATCTTTCTGCATTTTCAACAATCATTACAGAAGCATTAGGCACATTAACCCCAACTTCAATTACAGTGGTTGAAATTAAAACGTTAAATTCATTATTTTTAAATCTTTTTATTATATCTTCTTTCTCGCTTCCCTTCATTTTTCCATGAAGAATTTCAACCTTTAAATCTTTAAATATTCCTGTTGTAAGTTTATTATATACTGTCTCCACTGAATTCAATTCTTCCTTTTCGTCTTCTTCTATAAGAGGACAAACTATATATACTTGTCTTCCCATTTTAATTTCATCATAAGCCAAATCATAACCTATATCTCTTTGAGCTTCTCCATAAAATCTAGTATCTATTTTCTTTCTACCTGGTGGCAATTCATCAATTATAGATACATCTAAATCAGAATAAAGATATAAAGCTAAGGTTCTAGGAATTGGGGTAGCTGTCATAACTAAACAATCTGCTCTTTTTCCTTTATTTATGAGCTTACTTCTTTGCTCCACTCCAAATCTGTGCTGTTCATCAGTTACTATTAATCCTAATTTTCTAAATTCTACATCGTCTTGGAAAAGTGCATGGGTTCCTATTACCAAAATAGGCTCTGAAGTTTTAATTCTCTCTTTAATTCTTTGCTTTTCCTTTGAAGTAGTTGATCCTGTTAGTAATTCTATTTCTATATTAAAATCCTTAAAAACTTTTTTTGCTTCTTCAAAATGCTGACTTGCAAGAATTTCTGTTGGTGCCATAAAAGCACATTGATAACCATTCAAAATAACATTAAAAATAGCTATTAGAGCAACTATGGTTTTTCCACTTCCAACATCACCTTGAATCAATCTATTCATAGAATATTTTGATTTTTGATCCCTCAAAATTTCACGTACAACTCTAGTTTGTGCACCAGTAAGAGGGAATGGTAGTTTTTCTTTAAATTCACTAAACTCGTCTACCCATTCAAAAAATATTCCATTGGTATTTTTTTTAATATTATTTTTTAGAAGCAATAATTTTAATGAATATGTAAATAATTCTTGAAACTTAAGTCTTATTTCAGCTTTTTCTAGCATCTCTTTATTTTCTGGGAAATGTATGCTTCTTATGGCATCATTTAATGAAATCAAAGAATATTTATCTACTACATCCTTAGGTAAATTTTCTTTAACTTCCATATGTGATAATATCTCGTTAATCAATTTTTCAAATAATTTATTACTTATATCTGATTTTAATGGATACTTAGGTAAAATCTCACTAGAAAGTGCTTCTTCACAAGTAACTGTAGGATTAACTACTTCTAATGTATTTCCTATTTTTTTAAACTTACCCATTAAATTATATACTTGTCCTTGTCTAAAAGTATTTCTTATATATCTTTGATTAAACCATTTTCCAGACACTTTATATCCATCATAATTAAAATCTATTGTTG is a window encoding:
- the rsmD gene encoding 16S rRNA (guanine(966)-N(2))-methyltransferase RsmD gives rise to the protein MRIIAGKARGHKLIPPATMETRPTLDRVKEAMFSTIQSYIPEGVVVDVFSGTGSLGLEAASRGASEVYLFDKSAVTFPLLKQNVESLKFQEFCFPINTDAYVGLKQLASKGKKFDIIFIDPPYCKEMIPEAMKIVKEHDLLKDDGIIVTKIDTIEEIYEEYENIKLIKSKKYGNTTVCYYKYEEK
- the recG gene encoding ATP-dependent DNA helicase RecG, which encodes MDIYSNISELKGVGPKASEKLNRCGIFNILDILLYFPRNYEFVDGNADFESISGEDKQILKCEVVKFRSDIRTKTGKILTTIDFNYDGYKVSGKWFNQRYIRNTFRQGQVYNLMGKFKKIGNTLEVVNPTVTCEEALSSEILPKYPLKSDISNKLFEKLINEILSHMEVKENLPKDVVDKYSLISLNDAIRSIHFPENKEMLEKAEIRLKFQELFTYSLKLLLLKNNIKKNTNGIFFEWVDEFSEFKEKLPFPLTGAQTRVVREILRDQKSKYSMNRLIQGDVGSGKTIVALIAIFNVILNGYQCAFMAPTEILASQHFEEAKKVFKDFNIEIELLTGSTTSKEKQRIKERIKTSEPILVIGTHALFQDDVEFRKLGLIVTDEQHRFGVEQRSKLINKGKRADCLVMTATPIPRTLALYLYSDLDVSIIDELPPGRKKIDTRFYGEAQRDIGYDLAYDEIKMGRQVYIVCPLIEEDEKEELNSVETVYNKLTTGIFKDLKVEILHGKMKGSEKEDIIKRFKNNEFNVLISTTVIEVGVNVPNASVMIVENAERFGLSQLHQLRGRVGRGEYSSYCVLIAKAKSNTTKKRMQIMTECSDGFLISEKDLELRGAGEMFGRKQSGDEGFILANLYEDIKILRCAKLEANNILQNESSVNKEIINELSKNLEKSSKYICFN